In the genome of Pseudanabaena mucicola str. Chao 1806, the window TTGACTTGTGTTGCGGTGCTCCCATCGATCTGGATCTGTGCGGATACTGGTTGTAGGCTATATCCATAGGATATCATTATTGCAAGGCTCAATAGAACGCGATTACTCATGACTTTAGCCTCAAAACTTCGTAATTACTTTATACTAGTTTCCAAAAAAGGAAAGGATTTATTTTGGCAAGTAAAGATTAGTAAGAATGGGTAACGCTTTACATCGCCCATCTTTAACTATTTATTACCGAGATTGTACCATAATTACAATGTCAATAGCTTAGATATGACGTTCTCCGTACTTATCTTGTTTTAAAAGCCCTATTAGAAAGTCAAGTAGTTATAGCGGTTTTCATTTTGCCTACGGCAAAATGAAAACCGCTATAACAGACCATTTTTTCTATAACTGATGTTACGTGGAACAAATATCACCCTCACCCCCCTGCCCCCTCTCCCATCAAGGGAGAGGGGGAGCTAGACTAATTTCTTGTTCCCCTCTCCCATTAAGGGAGAGGGGCTAATTACAAATTCCCTTTTTTCATCTCTTCAGCAATAAACTCACTAGCTCTCGCCGTAATCGCCATCTCCGTTAAAGTCGGACTTTGCCATCCAGATGTAGCCCAACAAGCCCCATCAGTCACAAAGAGATTGGGAACTTCCCAGATTTGATTATGGGCATTAACTACAGAATTAGTAGCAGAAGTTCCCATTCTTGCGCCACCGACTTCATGGATGTAATAACCAGGGGGCGCAGAATATGTCATGGTTTCCTCCATGCGACTGACAAATTCGGAAAATACAGGTATATGGAACATCTCTGTTAACTGCATATTCTTGCCCCCTGCGAGTTTGATGATTTCATCAATCTGGCGGTGCATATGATCGAGCATCAGATGTTCATTCTCTGACCACGCACATTCAATATGCGGCACAGGCAGCCCCCACGCATCCACGACATCCTGACTAAGTTGTACACGATTGTCATAGCGCGGCAAAACCTCACCATGAGCAATCAGGAAACCAATCGAGCCATCACCAACCTTTCGCAAAATATGGGGCAAATCAAATCGCTGCACACCGCCCCAGATACCATAGCCGCGTAAGAATTTCTCCTGTTGCGATTCTAAATTGCAGAAGCAGGGAATGAAAAAGCTGTCACATCCAGAAAGATCGAAGGTTTTCGTTTGTTTGATCTGAGGTAATAAAAAGAAGGTTGAGGTGGACACATGATCCATCAAAAATCTACCGAGCATTCCTGAAGGATTGGTTAATCCCGCAGGTTGATATTTTTCGGTGGAATGCAATAAAATCCTTACCGATTCAATTGTTGAAGCGCAAAGAACTACTGTCCGCCCAAAGGCTTCATAGGCTTGATTGGTATGGCGATCAATATAGCCCACACCCTGCGCCTTATGGGTGTCAGGATCAAAAATAACATGGCTCACCATTGCATCCGATCGCAAAGTCACATTTCCCGTCGCGATCGCAGCCTTCAGTGAAGAGCCCAAACTCGAATACGCGGGCCAAGGCTGATCTGAAGTGCGATGATATAACCCAAACCCCCGAGAAGGAATCAGACGACGATCTGACCACGTACTTTCGATAATTTGTTTTAAATGTAATTCAGCAGGAGTTAGCGTCCAAGTCGTCTGATAATCACCATCGGGCAATTGTGCTAACCCCTCTTGACTGCCCTGCACCTGAAAGAATTTTTCTAACTTACTGTAGTATGGCGCGAGATCGGCATAAGCGATCGGCCAGTTTTGCTCATGTCCATCACGACTCGCGGCCTTAAATTCGTAATCCGATAAGCGTAAAGTGATCCCGCCCCATGTTAAGCTTTTCCCCCCTACCTGACGACCCCGAATCCAGTAAAAAGGCTGATCGGGTGGCGTGGTATAGGGATTGTCTTTTTCATCAATAAATAAATCAGGATTTGCCTTCCAGTATCCTGGGTGCATCGACTGATAGGACTGACGCTTAGCGACAAGGTTATACAACCGCTTTGCCATATCCCTTGCCTGATTGCCGAGATCAGTTGCGGCTGGAGTCCTTCCTGCTTCTAAGACAAGGACTTTTAAACCACGTTCGCTCAATTCCTTGGCAGCTACGCCACCATTGGCTCCAGAGCCAACTACGATCGCATCGTAAACTTCTATAGAAGGATGGGGACTCATGTTCTCTCTTGACAAACATCTAAAAATAACTTTACAACATAGGCTCTGATTTGCTAACCTAGGTAATCGCCGCCTAAATTAAAATGCGCCAAACTAAAGCATAATAAGAAAAATACTTTGCTCCCAAAATAAGCATGACTCAAATAATCGTTGGTGAAAATGAAGGGATTGAGTCGGCTCTACGCCGATTTAAGAAAAAAATCCAAAAAGCTGGTTTACTAGCAGATATTCGTCGCTGTCAGTATCATGAAACAGCAGGTGAAAAACGTAAACGTAAAGCCGAAAATGCTAAGCGTCGCGGTCGCTTCCGTCGTCGTGATGCCTAAACAAAAAAGGGCTGTGTGATGCACAGCCCTTTTTTAATAACCAACACCTAGTAATTTATTGTCACGCCGAAATTGGCTGGGGGTCATGACATCAGTTCCATTTGCCCAAACTCCTAAGTGCTCGCTTTGAGCCTTTGCCTCTATCTCTGCATAGCCTTGACAATCTTTTTCCTGAAGTTGATCGTAGTGGGCAAGTCCGAGGGATAGCATTAATTTATTAGCATTTTGTCCACCTGCAATTACTTCACCGTAATAGCGCCCAAATTTATCTTTTTTGAAAACTCTCACATAGATTTCTTCGTCGTCAAGGATATTTTGTAAGACCTTACGGGCATGCTCTCCCTCGGCTTGTAGTAGCTCAGGTGCATCGATACAGGCAAGATGGACTTTATTTTTGATACCACGATCCACAAGAGTAATATT includes:
- a CDS encoding GMC oxidoreductase; this translates as MSPHPSIEVYDAIVVGSGANGGVAAKELSERGLKVLVLEAGRTPAATDLGNQARDMAKRLYNLVAKRQSYQSMHPGYWKANPDLFIDEKDNPYTTPPDQPFYWIRGRQVGGKSLTWGGITLRLSDYEFKAASRDGHEQNWPIAYADLAPYYSKLEKFFQVQGSQEGLAQLPDGDYQTTWTLTPAELHLKQIIESTWSDRRLIPSRGFGLYHRTSDQPWPAYSSLGSSLKAAIATGNVTLRSDAMVSHVIFDPDTHKAQGVGYIDRHTNQAYEAFGRTVVLCASTIESVRILLHSTEKYQPAGLTNPSGMLGRFLMDHVSTSTFFLLPQIKQTKTFDLSGCDSFFIPCFCNLESQQEKFLRGYGIWGGVQRFDLPHILRKVGDGSIGFLIAHGEVLPRYDNRVQLSQDVVDAWGLPVPHIECAWSENEHLMLDHMHRQIDEIIKLAGGKNMQLTEMFHIPVFSEFVSRMEETMTYSAPPGYYIHEVGGARMGTSATNSVVNAHNQIWEVPNLFVTDGACWATSGWQSPTLTEMAITARASEFIAEEMKKGNL
- the rpsU gene encoding 30S ribosomal protein S21, which gives rise to MTQIIVGENEGIESALRRFKKKIQKAGLLADIRRCQYHETAGEKRKRKAENAKRRGRFRRRDA
- a CDS encoding thermonuclease family protein; the encoded protein is MFSKLSTPQNLSKLLLIVIVNLACLAIAIQPVFAQFGAVPMRVKVFDGDNITLVDRGIKNKVHLACIDAPELLQAEGEHARKVLQNILDDEEIYVRVFKKDKFGRYYGEVIAGGQNANKLMLSLGLAHYDQLQEKDCQGYAEIEAKAQSEHLGVWANGTDVMTPSQFRRDNKLLGVGY